A part of Paenibacillus donghaensis genomic DNA contains:
- a CDS encoding ThuA domain-containing protein, which translates to MDKRKCLLLGDYTHPRFHPLQGVDKQISEILNELLTVQCSENKKLMLGEHLAGYDLCIAYNELWNETVSPQQTAGLLSYVSGGGGLIVLHTGVSLAKRYELAHLIGGRFTGHPPFAPLNFRVLEHDITEGIADFQLDEEPYRFEFDPFTEKTILLQYEAEGEWLPAAWCHSYGQGRVVYLMPGHHEPSFRHPEVRKFILQAATWAARIHR; encoded by the coding sequence ATGGATAAGAGAAAATGTTTATTGCTTGGCGATTATACCCATCCCCGGTTTCACCCCCTGCAGGGAGTGGACAAGCAGATCAGCGAGATTCTGAATGAACTGCTGACTGTACAGTGCTCGGAGAACAAGAAGCTGATGCTCGGCGAGCATCTGGCAGGTTATGATCTCTGCATCGCCTATAACGAGCTGTGGAACGAGACCGTTTCGCCTCAGCAAACCGCGGGACTTCTCAGCTATGTCAGCGGCGGCGGCGGTCTGATTGTACTGCACACGGGCGTGTCGCTGGCGAAGCGCTACGAGCTGGCCCATCTGATCGGCGGCCGCTTCACCGGCCATCCGCCGTTTGCCCCGCTTAATTTCAGAGTGCTGGAGCATGACATCACGGAAGGCATAGCAGACTTCCAGCTGGATGAGGAGCCTTATCGCTTTGAGTTCGATCCGTTCACGGAGAAGACCATTCTGCTCCAGTATGAAGCGGAAGGGGAATGGCTGCCTGCGGCTTGGTGCCACAGCTACGGCCAGGGCCGGGTGGTCTATCTGATGCCTGGTCACCATGAGCCGTCCTTCCGCCATCCGGAAGTGCGGAAATTTATTCTGCAGGCTGCGACCTGGGCTGCCCGCATCCACAGATAA
- a CDS encoding FAD-dependent oxidoreductase — MDIKQTTASLPQFPKSLWRDTVDLPSFSPLTEDITTDVAVVGGGITGITAAYLLVNAGYQVVLLEAGELLAGTTGFTSAKLTTQHGLIYHDLLQHFGEEQARMYHRSNHEAMEWVIRTAEELKLSCGIKREPAYLYADAGDDKTLKQLEKEYEAYQQLGLAGEWQDNISIPLMAGGAIKVADQARFHPLQYLKGLLQAFLDKGGVVYEHTMIGEKVQQKDLLTLFTEQDELKIHCRHAVSASHFPFYDGGALYFSRLHAERSYCLAIEPETPFEGGMYLSAGQTTRSLRAVEWEGRELIIVGGDNHKTGQGICTFGHYENLEKFAGELLGIKSIPYRWSTQDLITLDRVPYIGKISGEEEIYIATGFRKWGMTNGTLAAQMICDQIQGKEHSCSELYDPSRLKANPGIKNFIVQNLNVAKELVSGKLEPADKKKQELQPDEGAVVKHDGKRVGAYRDPEGALHLVDRTCTHMGCECEWNDAERSWDCPCHGSRYSYSGEVLEGPATVPLTKLL; from the coding sequence ATGGATATCAAGCAAACAACAGCGAGCCTTCCGCAATTTCCGAAATCACTGTGGCGGGATACAGTCGATTTGCCCTCTTTCAGTCCGCTGACTGAGGACATTACAACAGATGTGGCCGTTGTGGGCGGGGGAATTACCGGCATTACCGCAGCTTACCTGCTGGTGAACGCCGGTTATCAGGTGGTGCTGCTGGAGGCGGGGGAGCTGCTGGCAGGCACCACCGGCTTCACCAGCGCCAAGCTCACCACGCAGCACGGCCTCATCTACCATGACCTGCTGCAGCATTTCGGCGAGGAGCAGGCAAGGATGTATCACCGCAGCAATCACGAAGCGATGGAATGGGTGATCCGAACCGCCGAAGAGCTTAAGCTGTCCTGCGGGATCAAACGCGAGCCGGCTTATCTCTATGCCGATGCCGGCGATGACAAAACCCTGAAGCAGCTCGAGAAGGAATACGAAGCTTATCAGCAGCTGGGACTGGCGGGGGAGTGGCAGGACAATATATCCATTCCCTTGATGGCAGGCGGGGCGATCAAGGTCGCAGACCAGGCGCGCTTTCATCCGCTGCAGTATCTGAAGGGCCTGCTGCAGGCCTTTTTGGACAAGGGCGGGGTTGTCTACGAGCATACGATGATTGGGGAGAAGGTCCAGCAGAAGGATCTGTTGACGCTGTTCACAGAGCAGGATGAGCTGAAGATCCATTGCCGCCATGCGGTATCGGCCTCGCATTTTCCTTTCTATGACGGTGGAGCGCTATATTTCTCAAGGCTGCACGCAGAGCGTTCCTATTGCCTGGCAATTGAGCCGGAGACCCCATTCGAGGGCGGGATGTATCTCAGCGCAGGCCAAACTACACGCTCCCTGCGGGCGGTTGAATGGGAAGGCCGGGAGCTGATTATTGTCGGCGGCGACAACCACAAGACGGGCCAGGGCATCTGCACCTTCGGGCATTATGAGAATCTGGAGAAGTTCGCGGGCGAGCTGCTTGGCATCAAGTCCATACCTTACCGCTGGTCTACCCAGGATCTGATTACTCTGGACAGAGTGCCCTATATCGGCAAGATTTCCGGCGAGGAGGAAATTTACATCGCGACCGGATTTAGAAAATGGGGCATGACGAACGGTACGCTGGCCGCGCAGATGATCTGCGATCAGATTCAGGGCAAGGAGCATTCTTGCTCCGAGCTGTACGATCCTTCCCGCTTAAAGGCCAATCCGGGAATCAAGAATTTCATCGTGCAGAATCTTAATGTCGCCAAGGAGCTGGTCTCCGGCAAACTGGAGCCGGCAGATAAGAAGAAGCAAGAATTGCAGCCGGATGAAGGGGCTGTCGTGAAACATGACGGCAAACGGGTCGGCGCATACAGAGATCCCGAGGGCGCTCTTCATCTGGTGGACCGAACCTGCACCCATATGGGCTGCGAATGTGAATGGAATGACGCCGAACGTTCCTGGGACTGCCCTTGCCACGGCTCCCGTTACTCCTACAGCGGCGAGGTGCTGGAGGGACCGGCTACGGTCCCGCTGACGAAGCTGTTATAA
- a CDS encoding Ger(x)C family spore germination C-terminal domain-containing protein, giving the protein MRAQVLPTVCSHRRRVPPRIRYTIKIKGILEENSTQEVVTHKLLKKISAAGEADLSNKVKAMLTRIQASGMDPFGWGLHYGARHFNNAT; this is encoded by the coding sequence TTGAGAGCTCAAGTGCTGCCTACGGTCTGTTCACACCGGAGAAGGGTCCCCCCGCGAATCCGCTATACGATTAAGATCAAGGGTATTCTGGAGGAGAATAGCACACAGGAGGTTGTGACGCATAAGCTGCTGAAAAAGATCTCGGCGGCAGGCGAAGCGGATTTGAGCAATAAAGTGAAGGCCATGCTCACCAGGATTCAGGCCAGTGGAATGGACCCTTTTGGCTGGGGGCTGCATTACGGGGCGCGGCACTTCAATAATGCCACATAA
- a CDS encoding ABC1 kinase family protein gives MAVRIRHAGRYRSIAMALMRHGFGYMVEELGLYHLLSLPRRLVTQEAHLSLTLGERVRLVLEELGPTFVKLGQLASTRSDLLPDSIIQELVKLQDHVPPFSADGARQIVEQEMDQHIDEIFESFDNTPLAAASIGQVHRAVLHGGQVVAVKIQRPGVLRTMSRDLEILRDLSVLAERRLDWAKQYGLSRMTEEFTKSLLAELDYSQEGRNAEKISLQLTSQDKTYIPDIHWDYTSTRVLTMDYVEGITLNRTEELVSRGFELKAVAQQLVEMMLKQIFIHGFFHADPHPGNVMVLADGRLALIDFGMVGRLSEEMKDHLSALIIALMRKNTDSMVRAILRLGVIGEDADRSALHEDMDRLREEYYDVPFNKVSIGKALNDLFGIARKHQLVIPPDLAMLGKTMLTLEGVVGNMDPAFSIVQMAEPFGRQLVKQRFSSGRLQRKLWGGVADLAESLVELPAQARQLSALIGKGKLKVEVGLPELQGLERKLVRVGNRLSFSIVLLAFSIIMVGLIVGSALRGTPSLLWDFPAVEIGGVVALLLFLWLLFSIIKSGRF, from the coding sequence ATGGCGGTCCGCATCAGGCATGCCGGACGTTACCGCTCCATTGCCATGGCGCTTATGCGCCATGGCTTCGGCTATATGGTGGAGGAGCTGGGACTCTATCATCTGCTCTCGCTGCCGCGCCGTCTGGTGACGCAGGAGGCTCATCTAAGTCTTACACTCGGGGAACGGGTCCGCCTTGTTCTGGAGGAGCTGGGGCCAACTTTTGTCAAGCTGGGCCAGCTGGCCAGTACACGCTCCGACCTGCTTCCCGATTCGATCATACAGGAGCTGGTGAAGCTGCAGGATCATGTGCCGCCGTTCTCTGCGGACGGCGCGCGGCAGATCGTCGAGCAGGAAATGGACCAGCATATCGACGAAATCTTTGAATCCTTTGACAATACCCCGCTGGCAGCGGCCTCAATCGGCCAGGTGCACCGGGCTGTGCTGCACGGCGGTCAAGTTGTAGCCGTCAAGATCCAGCGTCCGGGCGTGCTGCGGACGATGAGCCGTGATCTGGAGATTCTGCGTGATCTTAGCGTGCTTGCCGAGCGCCGGCTGGATTGGGCCAAGCAATACGGCTTGTCCCGCATGACAGAGGAGTTCACGAAATCGCTGCTCGCGGAGCTGGATTACAGCCAGGAGGGCCGCAATGCGGAGAAGATCTCCCTTCAGCTGACCAGCCAGGACAAGACATACATCCCTGATATCCACTGGGATTATACTTCCACAAGGGTGCTGACCATGGATTATGTGGAGGGAATTACGCTTAACCGCACCGAAGAACTCGTCAGCCGGGGTTTCGAGCTGAAGGCCGTTGCCCAGCAGCTTGTGGAGATGATGCTGAAACAGATCTTCATCCATGGTTTCTTCCATGCCGATCCCCATCCAGGGAATGTCATGGTGCTGGCAGACGGACGGCTGGCGCTGATTGACTTCGGTATGGTCGGCCGGCTGAGCGAGGAGATGAAGGATCATCTCTCTGCACTGATTATTGCGCTGATGCGGAAGAATACCGATTCTATGGTGCGGGCAATACTGAGGTTAGGCGTAATCGGCGAGGATGCTGACCGGAGCGCACTTCATGAGGACATGGACCGGCTTCGGGAGGAATATTACGATGTTCCCTTTAACAAGGTGAGCATCGGCAAAGCGCTGAACGACCTGTTCGGCATCGCCCGTAAGCACCAGCTGGTCATTCCGCCCGATCTGGCGATGCTGGGCAAAACCATGCTGACGCTGGAGGGGGTCGTGGGAAACATGGACCCCGCGTTCAGCATTGTGCAGATGGCGGAGCCTTTTGGCCGCCAACTGGTGAAGCAGCGCTTTAGCAGCGGCAGGCTGCAGCGCAAGCTCTGGGGAGGCGTGGCCGATCTGGCGGAGAGTCTGGTCGAGCTGCCCGCCCAGGCCAGGCAGCTGTCGGCGCTGATCGGCAAGGGCAAGCTGAAGGTGGAGGTCGGGCTGCCAGAGCTGCAGGGACTCGAACGCAAGCTGGTCCGGGTAGGGAACCGCCTGTCCTTCAGCATTGTACTGCTGGCCTTCAGCATTATCATGGTCGGCCTGATTGTCGGTTCCGCCCTGCGGGGCACACCGTCGCTGCTGTGGGACTTCCCGGCAGTGGAAATCGGCGGAGTGGTGGCGCTGCTGCTGTTCCTATGGCTGCTGTTCTCCATTATTAAGTCAGGCCGCTTCTAG
- a CDS encoding Fur family transcriptional regulator, which produces MRNLNLTSQRQAVYDIIRNSPDHPTAAEVMIRLVEHGHNLAYGTVYNSLRYLSDKQLIRELKLGEAASRYDARMDDHQHIICEVCGAVDEVMSQVPEEWVRTVSAETGYSISHAHVVFGGVCSDCRSKSLN; this is translated from the coding sequence ATACGAAACCTGAATCTGACCTCCCAACGCCAAGCTGTATATGATATTATCCGCAATTCGCCAGACCACCCCACCGCTGCGGAAGTCATGATCCGGCTGGTGGAGCATGGACATAACCTGGCTTATGGCACAGTCTATAACTCTTTGCGCTATCTGTCCGATAAACAGCTGATCCGCGAGCTTAAGCTTGGGGAAGCTGCCAGCCGCTACGATGCCCGGATGGACGACCATCAGCATATTATCTGTGAAGTATGCGGAGCGGTAGATGAAGTGATGAGCCAGGTGCCGGAGGAGTGGGTTCGTACAGTCTCGGCGGAGACAGGATATTCGATCTCACATGCACATGTGGTATTCGGAGGCGTGTGTTCGGATTGCCGGAGCAAGAGCTTGAACTAG
- a CDS encoding glutathione peroxidase, producing the protein MSIYSFAALTPSGQEVSLKDYEGKVLLIANTASKCGLTPQYGDLQKLNEEYGAQGLAVLGFPCNQFAGQEPGTSEEAEEFCQINYGVTFPVFAKMDVNGPEASPLFQYLKGQQPGTGDTSDIQWNFTKFLVDRSGNVVARVEPKESPETMKETIESLL; encoded by the coding sequence ATGTCGATCTACAGCTTTGCAGCCCTTACTCCTTCAGGCCAAGAAGTCTCTTTAAAGGACTATGAAGGCAAGGTGCTGCTAATTGCCAACACGGCCAGCAAATGCGGACTCACTCCACAGTATGGCGACCTCCAGAAGCTGAATGAGGAATATGGAGCACAGGGACTTGCTGTGCTGGGCTTTCCCTGCAACCAGTTCGCCGGCCAGGAGCCAGGCACCAGCGAGGAAGCGGAAGAGTTCTGCCAGATTAACTATGGAGTCACCTTCCCGGTATTCGCCAAAATGGATGTGAACGGACCCGAGGCCAGCCCGCTGTTCCAATACCTCAAAGGCCAACAGCCCGGCACCGGCGACACCAGCGATATCCAGTGGAACTTCACCAAGTTCCTGGTGGACCGCAGCGGCAATGTTGTGGCCCGGGTAGAGCCGAAGGAATCACCAGAAACGATGAAAGAGACCATTGAGTCTTTGCTGTAG
- a CDS encoding uroporphyrinogen-III synthase, with the protein MAEQLQGMTIALAGPRKSEEMAKLVHNMGGTALLRPAQGTVFLDDELLEAGLSSWISHPPYLAILTTGMGLTALIGKAESMGTTAQFRAVLSGSLIAARGYKTVNALKKLDIEPDVRDDDGSTTGLIRGMQHLELNGKEVVLQLHGESAPQLVQWLEEAGAVVRQLMPYRHTLPEPGSLARLLAEIMEGTLDAVAFTSAPQFRFLWEFAGEQGKQDELRRALNEQVLAVSVGRITSAALKDEGVQRIVMPEHERMGSMLVELGRYVAAQRNSR; encoded by the coding sequence ATGGCAGAGCAATTACAAGGCATGACCATCGCCCTCGCCGGCCCCCGCAAATCAGAGGAGATGGCTAAGCTGGTGCACAATATGGGCGGAACCGCCCTGCTCCGGCCTGCACAGGGAACAGTGTTTCTGGATGACGAGCTGCTGGAGGCCGGTCTCTCCTCATGGATCAGCCATCCGCCGTATCTGGCGATCCTCACCACGGGAATGGGCCTGACAGCTCTGATAGGCAAAGCCGAGAGTATGGGAACGACGGCGCAATTCCGCGCGGTGCTCTCCGGTTCCCTGATTGCCGCCAGAGGCTACAAGACAGTCAATGCCCTGAAGAAGCTGGACATTGAACCGGATGTCCGCGACGATGACGGCAGTACGACCGGACTGATCCGCGGAATGCAGCACCTGGAGCTGAACGGCAAGGAGGTCGTGCTTCAGCTGCATGGTGAATCTGCGCCTCAGCTCGTTCAGTGGCTGGAAGAGGCGGGCGCAGTAGTCCGCCAGCTGATGCCTTATCGGCACACATTGCCTGAACCTGGCTCGCTGGCAAGGCTGCTGGCTGAAATTATGGAAGGTACGCTGGACGCTGTAGCCTTCACAAGCGCACCGCAGTTCCGCTTCCTGTGGGAGTTCGCCGGGGAGCAGGGCAAGCAGGATGAGCTGCGCCGGGCCTTGAATGAGCAGGTGCTTGCCGTATCCGTAGGCCGCATTACCTCGGCGGCGCTGAAGGATGAAGGCGTACAGCGGATTGTAATGCCTGAGCATGAGCGGATGGGCAGCATGCTGGTGGAGCTTGGCCGTTATGTTGCTGCACAGCGGAACAGCCGATAA
- a CDS encoding 3-ketoacyl-ACP reductase, with product MEIRGKSVVITGAGKGIGKALALALAKERANLGLISRTSADLEALKSALTEVYDVKVSIAVADISVREEAERAVVSLQESLGSFDALINNAGIARFGTFLEMDPADWEQHMQVNLFGTYYVTRAALPAMIERSSGNIINISSTAGERGFATGSAYCASKFALMGMTEALAQEVRKHNIRVVALTPSTVNTALASSAGLPIGDEDRMMQPEDIAELALAALKLPDRVFLKTAGIWTTNPQ from the coding sequence ATGGAAATAAGAGGAAAAAGCGTAGTGATTACCGGTGCAGGCAAAGGGATCGGCAAGGCTCTGGCCCTGGCTTTGGCCAAAGAAAGAGCGAACCTGGGTCTGATCTCCAGAACGTCAGCTGATCTGGAGGCCCTGAAATCAGCCTTAACTGAAGTCTACGATGTGAAGGTGAGCATTGCGGTGGCCGACATCTCCGTGCGCGAGGAGGCGGAACGGGCGGTAGTCTCGCTGCAAGAGAGTCTGGGTAGCTTCGATGCCCTGATCAACAATGCCGGGATCGCCCGGTTCGGGACCTTCCTGGAAATGGACCCTGCGGACTGGGAGCAGCATATGCAGGTTAACCTGTTCGGCACCTATTATGTAACCCGGGCAGCCCTGCCGGCAATGATTGAGCGCAGCAGCGGCAATATCATCAACATCTCCTCCACGGCGGGCGAACGCGGCTTCGCTACCGGCTCTGCCTACTGCGCTTCCAAGTTTGCCCTGATGGGCATGACCGAAGCGCTGGCGCAGGAGGTGCGCAAGCACAACATCCGTGTTGTCGCTTTGACGCCAAGCACCGTCAACACCGCGCTCGCTTCGAGCGCCGGGCTGCCGATCGGCGATGAAGACCGGATGATGCAGCCGGAGGATATTGCCGAGCTGGCGCTGGCAGCATTGAAGCTGCCTGACCGTGTCTTCCTCAAGACGGCCGGGATCTGGACGACTAACCCACAATAA
- a CDS encoding LLM class flavin-dependent oxidoreductase, translated as MIRLSVLDQSPVSEGSSPAEALAQTSLLAREAEQLGYHRFWVSEHHAASGLAGSSPEVLMAHLGAVTTKLRIGSGGVLLPHYSAYKVAENFRVLEGLYPGRIDLGAGRAPGGGGLATRALQENHQGRELDRYEQQLQDLQGYLQDETGPDHRFAGLLASPAVDTAPELWLLGSSKDSAALAAKQGMGFVFAQFINGDGGAEAVKAYVQSFRPSVADSKPRAMVAVFAVCAETAGEADRLASSIDLALVLLEKGHASTRTPSPEIAQSYKYAPFDLFRIQENRRRMVVGTPAEVKSQLEVLAESYQCEEIMVASLIHSFPDKLKSLQLIASACGLQGVRQG; from the coding sequence ATGATCAGATTAAGTGTGCTTGACCAGTCTCCGGTATCGGAGGGCAGCTCGCCGGCCGAAGCGCTGGCGCAGACCTCTCTGCTTGCGCGGGAGGCTGAACAGCTCGGCTATCACCGCTTCTGGGTGTCGGAGCATCATGCGGCCAGCGGGCTGGCAGGCTCAAGTCCGGAGGTGCTGATGGCGCATCTGGGAGCGGTAACTACCAAGCTGCGGATCGGCTCGGGAGGGGTGCTGCTTCCGCATTACAGCGCCTATAAGGTAGCGGAGAATTTCCGGGTGTTGGAGGGGTTGTACCCCGGAAGGATTGATCTGGGGGCAGGGAGAGCGCCGGGCGGAGGAGGCCTGGCTACCCGGGCGCTGCAGGAGAACCACCAGGGCCGCGAGTTGGACCGCTACGAGCAGCAGCTTCAGGATCTGCAGGGCTACCTGCAGGACGAGACCGGCCCGGACCACCGGTTTGCCGGACTGCTGGCCTCTCCTGCCGTGGATACGGCTCCCGAGCTCTGGCTGCTTGGCTCCAGCAAGGACAGCGCGGCACTGGCTGCGAAGCAGGGAATGGGGTTTGTTTTTGCCCAATTCATCAATGGGGACGGAGGCGCTGAAGCTGTGAAGGCGTATGTGCAGAGCTTTCGTCCTTCCGTTGCAGACAGCAAGCCGCGGGCTATGGTGGCTGTTTTTGCCGTCTGTGCCGAAACGGCCGGGGAAGCGGACCGCTTAGCCTCCAGTATCGATCTGGCGCTTGTGCTGCTTGAGAAAGGACATGCTTCCACCCGTACGCCTTCGCCTGAGATTGCCCAAAGTTATAAATACGCTCCCTTTGACTTATTCCGCATTCAGGAGAACCGCAGACGGATGGTAGTCGGGACACCCGCAGAAGTCAAAAGCCAGCTTGAAGTCCTTGCCGAGAGCTACCAATGTGAAGAGATCATGGTTGCCAGCCTGATTCACAGCTTCCCCGACAAGCTGAAGTCCTTGCAGCTGATTGCCTCTGCCTGTGGCCTGCAGGGAGTGAGGCAGGGCTGA
- a CDS encoding DEAD/DEAH box helicase, producing the protein MLSTLLQGQGIVKPTPVQQEAIPPLVQGLDVIARAKTGTGKTLAFLLPIMDKIYTEKAYPQALILAPTRELALQITEEARKLARHTDVKILAVYGGQDVDKQLRKLEGGRHLIIGTPGRLLDHMRRGTLDLDGVKMLVLDEADQMLHMGFLEDVETIITAVPYRRQTMLFSATMPDPVKRLAANYMKEPLDIIIKSGSPIPLDNIQQQVIECSDRNKEEALKGLIERDRPYLAIVFCRTKRRVSKLNEALREAGYDCDELHGDLSQGKREAVMKRFRDAKLQLLVATDVAARGLDVEGITHIFNYDLPLDADSYIHRIGRTGRAGGKGLAITFVSPREQGNLDLIEHGISQRLDRRRYEKDEFGVGEFSGILVGGGRHGGRQNAAPESARAGRGPKTASRGAGRSGGAPREGGGARQGGRGRGKDAGGWAAPAEGRRSRGDAASGGKRSDYSAAPPKGGTGAAKAAGVPRVGGGYGAFASRGESPAAPAAVSGAGAQRGVGKGRPSTGYSENVARGADGGAYTGGKPRGGPGSGYGSAKGKGKSGGKAGFGGKGGRGTGGGTGSSGGSSRGGRSGGSGGFKSGGRGTSR; encoded by the coding sequence TTGTTGAGCACGTTGCTTCAAGGGCAGGGCATAGTGAAGCCTACCCCTGTACAGCAGGAAGCGATTCCGCCATTGGTGCAAGGGCTTGATGTTATCGCCAGAGCCAAGACAGGAACCGGGAAGACGCTGGCGTTCCTGCTGCCGATTATGGACAAGATTTATACCGAGAAGGCTTATCCGCAGGCGCTGATTCTGGCTCCTACACGTGAGCTGGCCCTGCAGATTACAGAGGAGGCCCGCAAGCTGGCGCGTCATACAGACGTTAAGATTCTCGCAGTATACGGCGGCCAGGATGTGGACAAGCAGCTGCGCAAGCTGGAAGGCGGCAGACATCTGATTATCGGAACACCGGGCCGGCTGCTGGATCATATGCGCCGCGGCACCCTGGATCTGGACGGCGTGAAGATGCTGGTGCTGGATGAGGCTGACCAGATGCTGCATATGGGTTTCCTGGAGGATGTGGAGACGATCATTACGGCCGTTCCTTACCGCCGCCAGACGATGCTGTTCTCGGCAACGATGCCTGATCCGGTGAAACGGCTGGCTGCGAACTACATGAAAGAGCCGCTGGACATCATCATCAAGAGCGGTTCGCCGATTCCGCTGGACAATATCCAGCAGCAGGTAATTGAATGCTCTGACCGCAATAAGGAAGAAGCGCTTAAAGGTCTGATCGAACGCGACCGGCCTTACCTTGCGATTGTGTTCTGCCGCACCAAACGGCGGGTATCCAAGCTGAATGAAGCGCTGCGTGAAGCGGGTTACGATTGCGATGAGCTGCATGGCGACTTGTCCCAGGGCAAACGCGAAGCCGTCATGAAAAGATTCCGCGATGCCAAACTGCAGCTGCTCGTAGCTACGGACGTAGCCGCACGTGGTCTGGATGTGGAAGGTATCACCCACATCTTCAACTATGATCTGCCGCTGGATGCGGACAGCTACATCCACCGGATCGGCCGTACCGGCCGTGCCGGAGGCAAGGGCCTGGCGATCACCTTCGTGTCCCCGCGCGAGCAGGGCAACCTGGATCTGATCGAGCATGGCATCTCGCAGCGGCTGGACCGCCGCCGTTATGAGAAAGATGAATTCGGGGTTGGCGAATTCAGCGGCATCCTCGTTGGCGGCGGCCGTCATGGAGGCCGCCAGAACGCAGCGCCCGAGTCGGCGCGTGCCGGACGCGGGCCGAAGACCGCCAGCCGCGGCGCAGGCCGCAGCGGCGGAGCACCGCGCGAAGGTGGCGGCGCTCGCCAGGGCGGCCGCGGACGCGGCAAGGACGCAGGCGGCTGGGCCGCGCCTGCGGAAGGACGCCGCAGCCGTGGTGACGCGGCCAGCGGCGGCAAGCGCAGCGACTACAGCGCCGCGCCGCCGAAGGGCGGCACGGGCGCAGCCAAGGCTGCCGGCGTGCCGAGAGTCGGCGGCGGCTACGGCGCTTTCGCCTCCAGAGGCGAAAGCCCAGCCGCTCCGGCGGCAGTCTCCGGCGCGGGCGCGCAGCGCGGCGTAGGCAAGGGCCGTCCGAGCACTGGCTACAGCGAGAATGTAGCCAGAGGCGCAGACGGCGGAGCCTACACCGGCGGCAAGCCGCGGGGCGGGCCAGGCAGCGGCTATGGCAGCGCCAAAGGCAAGGGCAAGAGCGGCGGTAAAGCCGGCTTCGGCGGCAAGGGCGGACGCGGCACCGGCGGTGGCACTGGAAGCAGTGGCGGGTCTTCGCGCGGCGGCCGGAGCGGTGGCTCCGGTGGCTTCAAGAGCGGCGGACGCGGCACATCCAGATAA
- a CDS encoding M15 family metallopeptidase produces MSRGTKILLLLVLVLAAGWAIGRYTSPAPAATDNSGTDISGNGGLQGKPPGTGGGEVAGEDPGAAATPRPGLKPEDIYIETDEPGSGEEGVVMVAAQPDNIAVLVNKQIKLPEDYEPTDLVYPDVRFIFKEKIEKRMMRSEAAAALKEMFAGAEADGIYLAGVSAYRSENTQRGLFNLYVERDGEEKARTYSAVPGYSEHQTGLSIDISGSDGKCAAESCFGGTPEAEWLAAHAAEYGYIIRYLEGKQAITGYMYEPWHVRYVGKDIAERVEASGLTLEEYYDVIPVSAQ; encoded by the coding sequence ATGTCTAGAGGAACGAAAATATTGCTCTTGTTAGTTCTTGTACTTGCGGCCGGTTGGGCGATAGGGAGATATACGTCGCCTGCACCTGCCGCCACGGACAATAGCGGAACGGATATATCGGGTAACGGCGGCCTTCAGGGCAAGCCTCCCGGTACAGGCGGAGGAGAAGTGGCGGGAGAAGATCCCGGCGCTGCTGCGACACCCAGACCGGGGCTTAAGCCGGAGGATATTTATATAGAGACCGATGAGCCGGGTAGCGGTGAGGAAGGTGTGGTGATGGTTGCCGCGCAGCCTGACAATATTGCGGTATTGGTCAACAAGCAAATTAAGCTGCCGGAGGACTACGAGCCTACGGATCTGGTCTATCCCGATGTGCGTTTTATCTTCAAGGAAAAAATCGAGAAACGGATGATGCGCAGCGAAGCGGCCGCCGCCCTGAAGGAAATGTTTGCAGGTGCGGAAGCGGACGGCATCTATCTGGCCGGAGTGTCTGCTTACCGCTCGGAGAACACCCAGAGAGGCCTCTTCAACCTTTATGTGGAGCGAGACGGCGAGGAGAAGGCCCGCACCTATAGCGCGGTTCCCGGCTATAGTGAGCATCAGACCGGCCTGTCGATCGACATCTCCGGCAGTGACGGCAAATGTGCCGCCGAGAGCTGTTTCGGAGGCACGCCGGAAGCGGAGTGGCTGGCCGCGCATGCAGCGGAATACGGCTACATTATCCGTTATCTGGAAGGCAAACAAGCGATTACAGGGTATATGTACGAGCCTTGGCATGTGCGTTATGTCGGCAAGGACATTGCCGAACGGGTTGAAGCTTCCGGACTGACGCTGGAAGAATATTATGACGTAATTCCGGTGTCTGCTCAATAA
- a CDS encoding phasin family protein, with amino-acid sequence MSDLFKKAISLGVGLTIVSKEKVEKVVEELVKRGELAPSESKALVDRLVERGEEERGILKTAVQEQVQRVLKELKVPQHSEIAALEAKVAELEARVAELEGISHLEGTLPETRTE; translated from the coding sequence ATGAGTGATTTGTTCAAAAAAGCGATCTCTTTAGGAGTGGGCCTCACCATTGTCAGCAAGGAAAAAGTGGAGAAGGTAGTGGAAGAACTCGTGAAACGCGGGGAACTGGCTCCCTCGGAATCCAAAGCACTCGTTGACCGGCTGGTAGAACGCGGCGAAGAAGAGCGCGGAATACTTAAGACGGCAGTGCAGGAGCAGGTTCAGCGAGTTCTTAAAGAGTTGAAGGTGCCCCAGCACAGCGAAATCGCTGCACTTGAAGCGAAGGTTGCTGAACTCGAGGCCCGTGTGGCCGAGCTTGAGGGCATTTCCCATCTTGAGGGAACCTTGCCGGAAACGCGTACGGAATAA